In Nitrobacteraceae bacterium AZCC 1564, the following proteins share a genomic window:
- a CDS encoding DNA-binding transcriptional LysR family regulator (product_source=COG0583; cath_funfam=1.10.10.10,3.40.190.10; cog=COG0583; pfam=PF00126,PF03466; superfamily=46785,53850): protein MDPRRLGYFLAIATHGRMAKAAEVLGVAQPTLSQQIRALEQDLGTVLFDRTANGMQLTETGLSLREHAQRLMIQTEAARTAIAELEGGMSGTLRVGVIHTYSTAFLPKIIGSFGEKYPNVRLSVEADNARGVEQRILSGHLDLGIAFDPPQHPELGVDRLFEERLVLVLAKSQNRPQHHSISLAALARRPLALLTTAFATRRILDASLPPNTKLDIRVEMDSVEALIELAKSGGLPTVLADRSLDARKDLGMIPIGPPWIRRSGALLWDAHRYQTAAARAFMAIARNATRGLRNGRV from the coding sequence ATGGACCCAAGACGTCTCGGCTATTTTCTGGCCATTGCCACGCATGGACGCATGGCAAAGGCCGCGGAGGTTTTAGGCGTCGCCCAGCCGACGCTGTCGCAGCAGATCCGCGCACTAGAACAGGATCTTGGCACCGTGTTGTTCGACCGGACCGCCAACGGCATGCAACTGACCGAGACAGGCCTTTCGCTCCGCGAACATGCGCAACGTCTGATGATCCAGACCGAAGCGGCACGAACCGCGATCGCCGAGCTGGAAGGCGGCATGAGCGGCACCCTTCGTGTCGGCGTCATCCACACCTACAGCACGGCCTTCCTGCCGAAGATCATCGGCAGCTTCGGCGAGAAATATCCCAACGTCCGGCTGAGCGTCGAGGCGGACAACGCACGCGGTGTCGAGCAGCGCATCCTGTCCGGGCACCTGGACCTCGGGATCGCGTTCGATCCGCCGCAGCATCCCGAACTGGGCGTTGACCGCTTGTTCGAGGAGCGTCTGGTGCTCGTGCTTGCGAAATCGCAAAACAGGCCACAGCACCATTCCATTTCGTTGGCTGCGCTCGCACGCCGCCCTCTCGCACTTCTGACGACGGCGTTCGCGACGCGGCGCATTCTCGACGCCTCGCTGCCGCCGAATACCAAGCTCGATATCCGGGTCGAAATGGACTCGGTCGAAGCCCTGATCGAACTTGCGAAATCAGGAGGCTTGCCGACTGTCCTTGCCGATCGCAGCCTCGATGCACGGAAAGACTTAGGCATGATTCCGATCGGCCCGCCGTGGATTCGCCGCTCCGGCGCACTGCTATGGGATGCGCATCGCTACCAGACTGCCGCCGCGCGCGCCTTTATGGCCATCGCCCGCAATGCGACGCGAGGTTTGCGGAATGGGCGGGTGTAG
- a CDS encoding transcriptional regulator with XRE-family HTH domain (product_source=COG1396; cath_funfam=1.10.260.40; cog=COG1396; pfam=PF13560,PF17765; smart=SM00530; superfamily=47413): MAQTTSRQIGELLRRRRERLNPADCGLSVTARRRTPGLRREEVAELAGISVDWYVRLEQGRDSLPSRATVDALAKALRLTPADQAHLNSLAFGPPQRRFTKETVPPHLIEMVNGMNMPAYIIGARFDVLCWNRHAVRLFRDYSKLTAKQRNSLYRMFTAPEMKERYPDWEQEARGMLESFRINYDFWSDAPEFIELVEDLKELSPEFRRWWREHGIRIRSSGEKVMRHPTLGKIKTTYATFRTNDDPGLTLVIYGQPKRAARMRS; this comes from the coding sequence ATGGCCCAAACAACCAGCAGGCAGATCGGTGAATTGCTGCGTCGGCGGCGCGAGCGGCTGAACCCGGCCGATTGCGGCCTGTCCGTTACGGCGCGGCGGCGGACACCGGGTCTGCGGCGCGAAGAGGTCGCTGAACTCGCAGGCATCTCTGTCGACTGGTACGTGCGGCTCGAACAGGGGCGCGATTCACTTCCATCGCGTGCGACGGTCGACGCGCTCGCCAAGGCGCTTCGTCTCACACCCGCCGATCAGGCTCATCTCAACAGCCTGGCCTTTGGCCCGCCGCAACGGCGGTTCACGAAAGAGACCGTGCCCCCTCACCTCATCGAGATGGTCAACGGCATGAACATGCCGGCCTATATCATCGGTGCGCGCTTCGACGTGCTCTGCTGGAATCGACACGCCGTCAGGCTGTTCCGCGACTATTCGAAACTAACGGCAAAGCAGCGCAATTCACTCTACCGGATGTTCACTGCGCCGGAGATGAAGGAGCGCTATCCCGATTGGGAGCAAGAAGCGCGCGGCATGCTCGAGAGCTTCCGCATCAACTACGACTTCTGGTCCGATGCACCGGAATTCATCGAATTGGTGGAAGACCTCAAAGAGCTGAGCCCCGAGTTTCGGCGCTGGTGGCGGGAGCATGGCATCCGCATCAGATCGTCCGGCGAGAAGGTGATGCGACATCCCACGCTCGGAAAAATCAAGACGACCTATGCAACATTCCGGACCAATGATGATCCAGGCCTGACGCTAGTCATCTATGGCCAGCCGAAACGCGCCGCCAGAATGCGGAGTTGA
- a CDS encoding aspartyl-tRNA(Asn)/glutamyl-tRNA(Gln) amidotransferase subunit A (product_source=KO:K02433; cath_funfam=3.90.1300.10; cog=COG0154; ko=KO:K02433; pfam=PF01425; superfamily=75304): MTGNDLKQYETAGETELTRRDFIDRSLAVGASALAATTFSESAFAANANEPMPMSISEAGKRMRDGSLSCVDLTKAQFHYIEMYQPKLNMFISQLEEQALKTAAERDAELKQGKDRGPLHGIPILVKDLYDMAGTITTVGSKAFLDRHSTDDATSVRHLLEAGVVVLGKTNMNEFAAGVSGTNAYFGDCHNPWALDRSPGGSSSGNGAALAAGIGFGGTSSDTGGSIRVPASWCGIAGIRPTYGLVSLHGLFPRAYSLDCAGPLARNVFDLALLLDAMAGYDPLDKSSALAQRTKSYTENIKDGVKGVTFATVKGYTYRDVDKPVADAVAAAADKLKSLGGKVIEIEIKPLEGELDYNKLFTNILLYEFNQILGEKYNNTPNAAELYGPIVTNNIAVGSKVSRENYERTMAERPAIIAQLKEAFKQADALLMPALPTTAPLLKASAQDFGRGRQFTIPFSYAALPSVVVPCGFDPQGLPIGLQIVGDHFSEAALLRMAYAYEQATDFHTKHPPLFARTIPA, encoded by the coding sequence ATGACTGGCAATGATTTGAAACAATACGAAACTGCTGGTGAAACCGAGTTGACGCGGCGGGATTTCATCGACCGCTCGCTTGCGGTCGGTGCCTCGGCGCTGGCAGCGACAACTTTTTCAGAAAGTGCATTCGCTGCGAATGCAAATGAGCCGATGCCGATGTCGATCAGCGAAGCCGGCAAGCGGATGCGGGATGGCTCACTGTCATGCGTCGATCTGACGAAAGCTCAATTCCACTACATCGAGATGTATCAGCCGAAGCTGAACATGTTCATCTCGCAGCTGGAAGAGCAGGCACTGAAGACGGCGGCTGAACGCGATGCCGAACTCAAGCAGGGCAAGGATCGTGGCCCGCTGCACGGCATTCCGATTCTGGTGAAGGACCTTTACGATATGGCCGGAACGATCACCACGGTCGGATCCAAAGCCTTCCTTGACCGCCACTCCACCGATGACGCGACATCAGTGCGCCATCTGTTAGAGGCCGGTGTCGTTGTCCTTGGCAAGACCAACATGAATGAATTCGCCGCGGGTGTGTCCGGCACCAATGCATATTTCGGCGATTGCCATAATCCTTGGGCGCTCGATCGCTCGCCTGGAGGATCGTCGAGCGGCAACGGCGCAGCGCTGGCCGCAGGCATCGGCTTCGGCGGCACATCCAGCGATACCGGAGGTTCGATCCGCGTGCCCGCAAGCTGGTGTGGCATCGCCGGCATCCGTCCGACCTACGGCCTCGTCAGCCTGCACGGACTTTTCCCACGCGCGTATAGTCTCGATTGCGCAGGACCGCTGGCTCGCAACGTGTTCGATCTTGCGCTGCTGTTGGACGCGATGGCGGGGTATGACCCACTGGATAAGTCCTCCGCACTGGCGCAGCGGACGAAATCCTATACCGAGAATATCAAGGATGGTGTGAAGGGCGTCACCTTCGCGACAGTGAAGGGCTATACGTACAGGGATGTCGACAAGCCGGTCGCAGATGCGGTGGCGGCCGCTGCGGACAAACTCAAAAGCCTTGGCGGTAAAGTTATCGAAATCGAGATCAAACCGCTGGAAGGCGAACTCGACTACAACAAGCTGTTTACCAACATTCTGCTTTATGAGTTCAACCAGATCCTCGGTGAGAAATATAACAACACTCCGAATGCAGCCGAACTCTACGGCCCGATCGTGACCAACAATATCGCTGTCGGCTCGAAAGTCTCGCGCGAGAACTACGAACGAACGATGGCAGAGCGTCCAGCGATCATCGCGCAGCTGAAGGAGGCTTTCAAACAGGCGGATGCGCTGCTGATGCCGGCGCTGCCAACGACGGCTCCTCTCCTGAAAGCTTCAGCGCAGGATTTCGGTCGCGGACGGCAATTCACAATTCCATTCAGCTACGCAGCACTACCCTCGGTGGTCGTCCCGTGCGGATTCGATCCGCAGGGATTGCCGATCGGACTCCAGATCGTTGGCGATCATTTCAGTGAGGCCGCGCTGTTGCGGATGGCTTATGCGTATGAACAGGCGACAGACTTTCATACAAAGCATCCGCCACTCTTCGCAAGAACTATTCCTGCTTAA
- a CDS encoding tripartite-type tricarboxylate transporter receptor subunit TctC (product_source=COG3181; cath_funfam=3.40.190.10; cleavage_site_network=SignalP-noTM; cog=COG3181; pfam=PF03401; superfamily=53850), producing the protein MLSRLTSMVRATRFAVAAGCLALCANPAAAQDYPTRPITLIVPFAAGGAADIIGRTIAEKLGQTYGQQVVVENKGGAGSNIGINAAAKSAPDGYTLVLASIAVAVNPWLFKSMPYDPVKDLTPLTLALETPNVVIVPASSPVKTIKDLIAFTKDKAKEGGASYGSAGTGSSLHLAAEMFRQQAHVEMTHVPYRGSSPALTDLMSGRIDLMFDNASTALPQVQGGSLRAIAVTTKDRIAALPNVPTIAESGVPGFELANWWAIFGPGNMPPALAERISADIRKVLADPGVQKRFDDVSGRVIASTPQELAAHLTKESAKWKQIVEAAGIRGSQ; encoded by the coding sequence ATGCTGTCACGACTGACCTCGATGGTCCGCGCAACCCGCTTTGCCGTTGCGGCCGGCTGTCTCGCGCTGTGCGCAAACCCCGCAGCTGCGCAAGATTATCCGACGCGGCCGATCACGCTGATTGTTCCATTCGCGGCGGGCGGCGCTGCCGACATCATCGGCCGGACCATCGCAGAGAAACTGGGCCAGACTTACGGCCAGCAGGTCGTTGTTGAGAACAAGGGCGGGGCAGGGTCGAACATCGGCATCAACGCTGCTGCCAAGAGCGCGCCGGATGGCTACACGCTGGTGCTCGCGTCGATCGCCGTCGCCGTCAACCCGTGGCTTTTCAAGTCCATGCCGTACGATCCGGTAAAGGACCTGACGCCGTTGACGCTGGCGCTCGAGACGCCGAACGTGGTGATCGTGCCGGCCTCGTCGCCGGTGAAGACCATCAAGGACCTGATCGCTTTCACCAAGGACAAGGCGAAAGAGGGCGGTGCGTCTTACGGCTCCGCGGGCACCGGGTCATCGCTGCATCTGGCGGCGGAGATGTTCCGGCAGCAGGCGCATGTCGAGATGACTCACGTGCCGTATCGCGGCTCGTCGCCTGCGCTGACCGATCTGATGTCCGGCCGCATCGACCTGATGTTCGACAATGCTTCGACGGCGCTGCCGCAGGTGCAGGGTGGTAGCCTCCGCGCCATTGCGGTGACCACGAAGGATCGCATCGCGGCATTGCCGAACGTTCCGACCATCGCTGAATCCGGCGTGCCGGGATTCGAACTCGCCAACTGGTGGGCCATTTTTGGACCGGGCAATATGCCGCCGGCGCTCGCAGAGCGCATCAGCGCAGACATTCGTAAAGTGCTCGCGGACCCGGGCGTGCAGAAGCGCTTCGATGATGTCAGCGGCCGCGTCATTGCCTCGACGCCGCAAGAACTCGCCGCGCATTTGACGAAGGAAAGCGCCAAGTGGAAGCAGATCGTCGAGGCGGCGGGCATTCGCGGCAGCCAGTGA
- a CDS encoding ketosteroid isomerase-like protein (product_source=COG4319; cath_funfam=3.10.450.50; cog=COG4319; pfam=PF12680; superfamily=54427): protein MDNRTVRLALQRHWQASDASDFETEHKIYHEDAVLYYPQSGERIRGRRNIQESRCLQPNTKRFTVRRMIGGGDLWVTEFVLTYDGQPSYAISIMEFREGLVASETQYFTDGFEPASSRAHLVQHAG from the coding sequence ATGGACAACCGAACTGTACGCCTTGCGCTGCAGCGCCATTGGCAGGCTTCGGACGCGAGCGATTTCGAGACCGAACATAAAATCTACCACGAGGACGCTGTCCTTTATTATCCGCAATCAGGCGAACGGATCCGTGGCCGTCGCAATATTCAGGAAAGCCGGTGTCTCCAGCCCAACACAAAGCGTTTTACAGTCCGCCGGATGATCGGCGGCGGCGATCTCTGGGTCACCGAATTCGTGCTGACCTATGACGGACAACCGTCTTACGCAATCAGCATCATGGAATTCCGCGAAGGACTGGTGGCCAGCGAAACGCAATATTTCACCGATGGGTTTGAGCCCGCCTCTTCGCGCGCGCATCTTGTCCAGCACGCGGGCTAA
- a CDS encoding alcohol dehydrogenase (product_source=KO:K00001; cath_funfam=3.40.50.720,3.90.180.10; cog=COG0604; ko=KO:K00001; pfam=PF00107,PF08240; superfamily=50129,51735), protein MKAWQIERLGGAMALNDVPMPEPRAGSVVVKIAASPLLSYLKDYVDGKLPVYDPPEGWFTPGGNAVGTVHAVGRDVWHIHPGQRVLVSPHIIAEEHVAEPAQILLGVTAMGPAGKTLQQDWRDGTLAQYALVPKSSITPLDGLDTFDAVQLSVLSRFAVPYGGLWRGRLSAGETLIVTGATGAYGSAAVLLALALGAGRVVAAGRNERNLENLTQIAGARVVPVVLSGDVDNDAAKLRAAAGGGADIAFDMVGNARDPNATLAALRALRREGRLVLMGSMSVPLPISYMDVMMNSLEIIGQFMYPRDTFLKLAALVRSGRLDIGVIRPRTFSLDDLPLAMNAAAEASALESVVVTPS, encoded by the coding sequence ATGAAAGCATGGCAGATCGAGCGCCTGGGCGGCGCGATGGCACTTAACGATGTGCCGATGCCTGAACCGCGTGCCGGAAGCGTTGTCGTCAAAATCGCGGCGTCGCCTCTGCTGTCTTATTTGAAAGATTATGTGGACGGCAAACTGCCGGTGTACGATCCGCCGGAGGGATGGTTCACCCCAGGCGGAAATGCCGTGGGGACGGTGCATGCTGTGGGCCGTGATGTGTGGCACATCCATCCGGGCCAACGGGTTCTCGTGTCCCCGCATATCATTGCCGAGGAGCATGTCGCCGAGCCTGCACAAATTCTGCTGGGCGTGACGGCCATGGGCCCGGCCGGAAAGACGCTTCAGCAGGACTGGCGCGACGGCACGCTTGCGCAATACGCACTTGTCCCAAAATCATCGATCACGCCGCTGGACGGCCTCGATACGTTCGATGCCGTGCAGCTCTCGGTGCTGTCGCGCTTCGCGGTGCCCTATGGCGGGCTGTGGCGCGGGCGCCTCAGCGCGGGCGAGACGCTGATCGTGACCGGGGCAACGGGTGCCTATGGAAGCGCCGCTGTTCTGCTGGCGCTGGCATTGGGGGCCGGGCGCGTGGTCGCCGCCGGACGGAATGAACGGAATCTCGAGAATCTCACTCAGATTGCAGGCGCGCGCGTCGTGCCGGTCGTCCTGTCGGGTGATGTCGACAACGACGCGGCGAAATTGCGCGCTGCTGCCGGAGGTGGTGCAGATATCGCCTTTGACATGGTCGGCAATGCCCGCGATCCGAACGCGACGCTGGCGGCACTCCGCGCCTTGAGGCGTGAGGGCCGACTTGTGCTGATGGGCAGCATGTCCGTGCCACTGCCGATTTCTTATATGGACGTGATGATGAACAGCCTCGAAATCATCGGGCAGTTCATGTATCCGCGCGATACCTTTCTCAAGCTCGCCGCGCTGGTTCGTTCGGGAAGGCTGGATATCGGCGTCATCCGGCCGCGCACATTTTCGCTTGATGATCTGCCTCTGGCGATGAATGCGGCCGCCGAGGCAAGCGCCCTCGAAAGCGTTGTCGTAACGCCGAGCTGA
- a CDS encoding SSS family solute:Na+ symporter (product_source=KO:K03307; cog=COG0591; ko=KO:K03307; pfam=PF00474; superfamily=81648; transmembrane_helix_parts=Outside_1_3,TMhelix_4_26,Inside_27_38,TMhelix_39_61,Outside_62_70,TMhelix_71_93,Inside_94_127,TMhelix_128_150,Outside_151_159,TMhelix_160_179,Inside_180_191,TMhelix_192_214,Outside_215_233,TMhelix_234_256,Inside_257_268,TMhelix_269_288,Outside_289_318,TMhelix_319_341,Inside_342_361,TMhelix_362_384,Outside_385_387,TMhelix_388_405,Inside_406_411,TMhelix_412_434,Outside_435_438,TMhelix_439_461,Inside_462_483) yields the protein MATVVFAALIVLSLALALASKGGHHPNNAKDFFIASRQFGSWLVFFLVVGEVYSIGTIIGFPGGIYAKGGTYGIWFLGYILLAYPVGYFLNPWIWRAGKRYDAVTLPDVFKGHFAGQYGRRALELTATIAAITFLVPWGQIQFGGIIVALHGLGWNIDSGALAIVAAILAFSYVAISGIRAPAYVAILKDILMMAAIVITGIAAVSAVGGVSPIFEAAKSAANNHLDQQELRFTMSTILFQALGFWLLPFNVQGIFTARSEQTVRRTQMVMPLYMLMFPFLVITAYYALDHHVVGGGEANNAFIAAAVHLLPGWAIGIIAAGASLSGLLVLAGISLAIGPLVSRNLFSHIPEQKQRGVTKIIVFCYLVASIALTLFAPTLLLTVNNTAFFGMTQFFPGVLCVLFFKRANPIAIAIGMVVADVLCIAFYVMQTPLYGINIGLVGLLINICIVAAGSFAALLLKGEVPSPIPVAYQPTKALQRLK from the coding sequence ATGGCGACAGTTGTTTTTGCGGCTTTGATTGTCCTGTCACTTGCGCTCGCTCTTGCTTCAAAGGGAGGGCACCATCCCAACAACGCGAAGGATTTCTTTATCGCTTCCAGGCAATTCGGAAGTTGGTTGGTTTTCTTTCTCGTTGTTGGCGAAGTCTACAGCATCGGGACAATTATCGGATTCCCCGGAGGTATTTATGCCAAGGGAGGAACATATGGCATCTGGTTTCTAGGCTACATTCTCCTGGCTTACCCAGTTGGCTATTTTCTCAATCCTTGGATATGGCGAGCTGGCAAGCGTTATGACGCGGTGACTTTGCCTGATGTGTTCAAAGGCCACTTTGCAGGCCAATATGGACGCCGCGCTCTGGAACTGACCGCAACGATTGCAGCTATTACATTTCTTGTTCCTTGGGGGCAGATACAGTTCGGCGGGATCATCGTCGCATTGCATGGCCTTGGCTGGAATATCGACTCTGGCGCCCTGGCTATTGTGGCTGCCATTCTTGCGTTTAGTTATGTGGCAATCTCCGGTATTCGAGCGCCGGCCTACGTCGCCATTCTCAAAGATATTCTCATGATGGCTGCGATCGTCATCACGGGGATCGCCGCTGTATCAGCGGTCGGCGGCGTCAGTCCCATTTTTGAAGCGGCCAAATCCGCTGCAAACAACCATCTCGACCAGCAAGAGCTGCGTTTCACGATGTCGACCATCCTTTTTCAAGCTCTCGGATTTTGGCTCCTGCCTTTCAATGTTCAGGGGATTTTTACAGCCAGATCGGAGCAAACGGTTCGTCGCACGCAAATGGTCATGCCTCTTTACATGCTCATGTTTCCATTTTTGGTGATCACAGCCTACTACGCCTTAGATCATCACGTTGTCGGTGGAGGGGAGGCGAACAACGCATTCATTGCGGCAGCTGTACATTTGTTGCCAGGATGGGCGATCGGCATCATCGCCGCGGGCGCGTCTCTGTCGGGATTGCTTGTGCTTGCCGGAATTAGCCTTGCTATTGGACCGCTCGTCTCACGTAATCTGTTTAGTCACATTCCCGAGCAGAAGCAGCGAGGCGTAACGAAAATCATTGTCTTCTGCTATTTGGTTGCTTCGATTGCTCTCACGCTATTCGCGCCAACCTTGCTTCTCACGGTCAACAACACGGCCTTTTTTGGCATGACTCAATTTTTCCCGGGGGTGCTTTGTGTTCTTTTTTTCAAGCGCGCCAATCCGATTGCTATCGCTATAGGAATGGTCGTGGCCGATGTGCTTTGCATAGCATTTTATGTGATGCAAACGCCGCTATATGGAATCAATATTGGATTGGTGGGTCTGCTCATCAATATTTGCATTGTTGCGGCTGGCAGTTTTGCTGCTCTGCTCTTGAAAGGTGAAGTGCCCAGTCCCATACCTGTGGCATATCAACCCACAAAAGCGCTGCAACGTTTGAAATAA
- a CDS encoding muconolactone D-isomerase (product_source=KO:K03464; cath_funfam=3.30.70.1060; cog=COG4829; ko=KO:K03464; pfam=PF02426; superfamily=54909; tigrfam=TIGR03221), whose translation MLFQVEMDVQIPPGLAPDVVEQLKKTERERAQELQKSGQWRHLWRVAGRYANVSIFDVESNEALHDILSTLPLFPFMRISVTPLCRHPSSIHADDR comes from the coding sequence ATGCTTTTCCAGGTGGAAATGGACGTGCAGATCCCCCCCGGCCTTGCGCCCGATGTGGTCGAACAGTTGAAGAAGACCGAGCGTGAACGCGCACAGGAGCTGCAGAAATCAGGCCAATGGCGCCATCTTTGGCGCGTCGCCGGACGCTACGCCAATGTCAGCATTTTCGATGTGGAGAGCAACGAGGCGCTGCACGACATTCTGTCGACGTTGCCGCTGTTTCCCTTCATGCGCATCAGCGTAACACCGCTGTGCCGCCACCCGTCGTCGATCCACGCGGACGACAGGTAA
- a CDS encoding muconate cycloisomerase (product_source=KO:K01856; cath_funfam=3.20.20.120,3.30.390.10; cog=COG4948; ko=KO:K01856; pfam=PF02746,PF13378; smart=SM00922; superfamily=51604,54826; tigrfam=TIGR02534) → MSTSVAVRVDAVEAMLIDVPTIRPHKLSMHTMNSQTLVIVMIRCSDGTVGIGEGTTIGGLSYGEESPEGIKLCVDTYIAPAIIGMDASRVAALMAGVKRQVKGNRFAKCAVETALLDALGKRLGLPVSELLGGRQHDALPVAWTLASGDTKRDIEEAERMLDVRRHNIFKLKIGLRSVDDDVAHVAAIKKALGDRASVRVDVNQAWSEPDARRGIAALEAAGVDLIEQPLSRDHRGAQARLSGRFNVPIMADEALHGTSDAFDIAARGAADVFALKIAQAGGLYDAAKMAAIAEAAGIGLYGGTMLEGGVGTAASAQVCSTLSKLAWGTELFGPLLLTEEILATPLIYGDFVLKVPTAPGLGVELDMERVAFFRRDGRAPQVKH, encoded by the coding sequence ATGAGCACCAGCGTGGCAGTCCGCGTCGACGCAGTCGAGGCGATGTTGATCGACGTGCCGACGATCCGTCCCCACAAATTGTCGATGCATACGATGAACAGCCAGACCCTGGTCATCGTCATGATCCGTTGCTCCGACGGAACGGTCGGAATCGGTGAGGGCACCACCATCGGTGGCCTCAGCTACGGTGAGGAAAGTCCCGAAGGTATCAAGCTGTGCGTCGACACCTACATCGCACCCGCCATCATCGGCATGGACGCGTCACGCGTGGCCGCGCTCATGGCCGGAGTGAAGCGGCAGGTCAAAGGCAATCGCTTCGCCAAATGTGCGGTGGAGACGGCGCTGCTGGACGCCCTTGGCAAGCGGCTCGGCTTGCCGGTGTCGGAGCTGCTCGGCGGGCGCCAGCATGACGCGCTGCCGGTGGCGTGGACGCTGGCCAGCGGCGACACCAAACGCGACATCGAGGAAGCCGAGCGGATGTTGGACGTGCGCCGCCACAATATCTTCAAGCTGAAGATCGGTCTTCGCTCTGTGGACGATGACGTCGCCCATGTGGCGGCGATCAAGAAAGCGCTCGGCGATCGCGCCAGTGTACGGGTAGACGTCAATCAGGCCTGGAGCGAGCCAGACGCACGGCGCGGCATTGCCGCTCTCGAAGCGGCGGGTGTCGATCTCATCGAGCAGCCGCTGTCGCGCGACCATCGTGGTGCACAGGCGCGCCTCAGCGGCCGCTTCAACGTGCCGATCATGGCCGATGAAGCGTTGCATGGCACCAGCGATGCCTTCGATATCGCGGCGCGCGGCGCTGCCGACGTGTTCGCCTTGAAGATCGCGCAGGCCGGTGGTCTCTACGATGCCGCGAAGATGGCTGCGATTGCGGAGGCCGCGGGGATCGGCCTCTATGGCGGCACGATGCTGGAAGGCGGTGTCGGCACGGCTGCGTCGGCGCAGGTGTGCTCGACACTTTCGAAGCTGGCGTGGGGCACCGAACTGTTCGGCCCGCTGCTTCTGACCGAAGAAATCCTCGCGACGCCACTGATCTACGGCGACTTCGTGCTGAAGGTGCCGACCGCCCCCGGCCTTGGCGTCGAATTGGACATGGAGCGCGTAGCATTCTTCCGCCGCGATGGCCGCGCGCCGCAGGTCAAGCACTAA
- a CDS encoding hypothetical protein (product_source=Hypo-rule applied; pfam=PF11755; superfamily=81452; transmembrane_helix_parts=Inside_1_4,TMhelix_5_24,Outside_25_33,TMhelix_34_56,Inside_57_65), whose translation MLRAVIGLGIPFSAVVLLLPYINTFELTLFNIPFLYLWMFSWFILTSACLCSCWWFFDRHRSEEN comes from the coding sequence ATGTTAAGGGCTGTAATAGGCTTGGGGATTCCCTTCTCGGCGGTTGTTCTGCTGCTTCCTTACATCAATACGTTTGAGCTCACGCTCTTCAACATACCGTTCCTTTATCTCTGGATGTTTTCCTGGTTCATCCTGACAAGCGCGTGTTTGTGCAGTTGCTGGTGGTTTTTTGACCGTCACAGGTCAGAAGAAAATTGA